The proteins below come from a single Magallana gigas chromosome 10, xbMagGiga1.1, whole genome shotgun sequence genomic window:
- the LOC105327574 gene encoding eosinophil peroxidase produces MGKVQYCVWLVIVITQVVDAMSKNEIDKAVRSSLLKGENSLQQNKEELRQFRMNGTDRNVPHSPRNKHFLLTYNKNESKHLTECGIINIEVLKTLHDEFGMTLSDIQDNDQIQNKVSTQFCPTDTECGSASKSPYRSIDGRCNNLIHPSWGAAITPQPRYLPAEYDDGISTPRNRAKNGSPLPSPRLISNNLFRAPGDCTETDHARTLMVMAWGQFIDHDLTHTPTMKGDGEVPITCCGENVQNRPQCFPISIPSDDPHFDDSCMEFVRSAPSPPGDGCQLGPQEQINQITSFIDGGSVYGSSKEKMEELKNTDTGQMRTSPGDLLPPAVNDTCESSAETDFCQNAGDLRVNEIPSLGGNHLLFVREHNRIVGELRKVQPKWSSLKLYQEARKIIGALMQQVTYGEFLPSILSKQDLENHKLKLRNSGFSNNYDSSRNPATKNAFNAAVFRFGHSLIPPNLAYLLYDFMSRVNSTTIESIFFNPHLLITEGGRRVSDLARFIVTSNSMKVDNQLEGAVRDHLFENAHGKGMDLGALNLQRGRDHGLPPYNAWRKWCGLTVATSFSNLPDITDEKKAVLAALYSEADDIDLFAGGVAETPLDGAAVGPLFSCIIGNQFRDLKDGDRYWYENRGVEGFKQAQLREIRKVKLAKIVCTNLGVDPIQPDVFHVPSPSNNWQSCSQFPEIDFARWR; encoded by the exons GAAAAGTCCAATATTGCGTCTGGCTTGTAATAGTGATTACTCAAGTCGTGGACGCTATGAGCAAAAATGAAATAGACAAAGCAGTGAGATCATCCCTTTTGAAGGGGGAGAATAGTTTACAACAGAATAAGGAAGAACTCCGTCAATTCCGAATGAACG GAACTGACAGAAACGTCCCACATTCTCCgaggaataaacattttttgttaaccTATAATAAAAATGAGTCAAAGCATTTGACGGAATGTGGTATCATTAACATCGAAGTGTTAAAAACGCTCCATGACGA ATTTGGAATGACTTTATCTGACATTCAGGATAatgatcaaattcaaaataaagtaAGTACCCAATTCTGCCCTACGGATACAGAATGTGGTTCGGCCAGTAAAAGCCCTTACCGATCGATTGACGGACGCTGTAATAATCTAATCCATCCATCCTGGGGGGCCGCCATTACACCACAACCACGATACCTACCAGCTGAGTATGACGACG GTATCTCTACACCTCGTAACAGAGCAAAAAACGGCAGCCCCCTTCCCAGCCCACGACTCATCAGTAACAACCTTTTCCGAGCCCCAGGAGACTGTACAGAGACGGACCACGCCCGTACCCTGATGGTGATGGCCTGGGGACAGTTCATTGACCATGACTTAACTCATACCCCAACTATGAAAG gtgATGGTGAGGTTCCTATAACTTGTTGCGGCGAGAACGTACAGAACAG ACCTCAGTGTTTCCCAATATCTATCCCGTCTGATGATCCCCATTTCGATGACTCTTGCATGGAATTCGTCAGATCAGCCCCCTCTCCTCCAGGGGATGGATGTCAACTTG GTCCTCAAGAACAAATCAACCAGATCACATCATTCATTGATGGCGGTTCAGTGTATGGAAGCTCTAAAGAGAAAATGGAAGAGCTTAAAAACACAGACACAG gacaGATGAGAACTTCCCCCGGGGATTTGTTGCCTCCAGCAGTCAATGACACTTGTGAATCTTCTGCTGAGACAGACTTCTGTCAAAATGCCG gCGACTTAAGGGTTAACGAGATTCCTTCCCTTGGTGGAAACCACCTGCTGTTTGTCAGAGAGCACAACAGAATTGTTGGAGAACTCCGAAAAGTCCAACCAAAATGgagttctttaaaattatatcagGAGGCGCGTAAGATAATCGGAGCCCTTATGCAGCAAGTGACGTACGGAGAGTTCCTTCCAAGCATCTTGAGCAAACAGGATCTTGAGAATCATAAGCTAAAGCTGCGGAACTCGGGATTCAGCAACAATTATGATAGCAGTAGAAATCCAGCAACCAAAAACGCTTTTAACGCTGCTGTTTTTCGATTTGGTCATTCCTTG ATTCCGCCAAACCTTGCCTACCTTCTTTATGACTTTATGTCACGCGTCAACTCCACTACAATTGAGTCCATATTCTTTAATCCGCACCTATTGATTACAGAAGGTGGAAGAAGGGTGTCGGATTTGGCGCGCTTTATTGTTACATCGAATTCCATGAAGGTTGACAA TCAACTAGAAGGTGCGGTGCGAGACCATCTTTTTGAAAACGCGCATGGTAAAGGAATGGACCTTGGGGCTCTTAATTTGCAAAGAGGTCGTGATCATGGACTTCCTCCGTATAATGCATGGCGCAAATGGTGTGGACTTACGGTAGCCACCTCTTTCTCAAATTTACCAGACATTACTGATGAAAAGAAAGCTGTCCTTGCTGCCCTCTACAG TGAGGCAGATGACATTGACCTGTTTGCTGGTGGAGTGGCAGAAACCCCTCTGGACGGAGCTGCTGTCGGTCCTTTGTTCTCCTGTATCATAGGGAACCAGTTCCGAGACCTTAAAGATGGAGACAGATACTGGTACGAAAACCGAGGAGTGGAGGGCTTTAAACAGG CGCAACTACGAGAAATCAGGAAAGTCAAACTTGCCAAGATCGTATGTACAAACTTAGGAGTGGATCCCATCCAACCTGATGTGTTCCATGTTCCTAGCCCAAG taaTAACTGGCAAAGCTGTAGTCAATTTCCGGAAATAGACTTCGCCAGATGGAGATGA